Below is a genomic region from Fusarium oxysporum Fo47 chromosome VIII, complete sequence.
AATGGCGTAGCTGACCTTTGCCAAAACTTTATCTGCTGTGCCCAGCCATGGGTTCAGATCTGACTTATTTCTGCTTGTGGTATGAATACCAGCTCGTCGCTGAACAGCGGAAGTCATTGCAGTGTCAATGAGGTTTGAGAATAGTCTGAGACAAGATAGTAAAAATTCGAGCCTCTCCTGGACCAGGTCGAGGCTTCCCACGACCTTGGTGAGCTTACCAGCTCTGGACTCGGAACTCAAGAGCTCGCATCGAGAAAGATATGACCACACTCTGCTAGGGTATATAGGCAGGATCGCATCGAGGAATTGGACGCAAGAGTTCAGGATAGTGACGACAACGTCCTCGCTCTCCGCAAGATCAACCTGCATGTAGTAGTCCATTGTCTCGCAGACGACTGTTAGGAGATCTCTGCCACTACCCGCATCAATATGTTTCTTTGCCTCATGAAGAATATCATTGTCAGAAAACACCAAGGCGCCGGTGGACTCCCCCCCGGCGGCGTTCAGATGATCCATGCGAATGAGTGTCGCAAACAAAGAGATGACTTCGGCAGTTTCTTCTGGCTGGAGCATTCCAAGTTCAGATTGATAGCCTTCCTTCATCAGGTTGATTTCCAGTCGTCGACCCAGGAGCGAAATAGTTGAGTGAGGATACTCCATTGAGACAACTCTACCTGTATCCGTAACAAATCGTCCATATGTGCCTGCTGGTATCCGGTACGCATCGTCCTCGACACGTCTTCCTCGCCACGAAGGGGATAACGAGATGATGGGAATATCTTGCAGCAAACAGAAAGTATTGGTGTTCTCGTCTTCTTGAGCGAGCTCGTACTCTTGGAAGTAATCAGGAAGGACGAATGTGAGTGTGGGTGTTGCACGTAAAAGGTTAAGGATCATCTGAGACCGATCGCTCTCACGGAGGCTAGTAGCACTGGCGAGAGTTCGGCAGAGAGTGATAAACGGCAGAAATTCATAGGGGTATCTGTCAAGGGCTTGCTGAAAGAAGAACTCTAGTGCAAGATCATCATTGACCATGGATGCGAGAATATCTTGCTTCTCCAAGAGGTTCTCCTTGTTTGAAATGTCCCAGTAATTTCGGCCGGCGCTTAGAATCGAAAGAAGGGAGCTTACTGGTTCGGACTGATAACCAACGATGGGGTATGACACCTTAAGAAGCTCGAGGAAGACATTGCGAAGACGAGCACTGAGTAAAGGGGTCATGCTACCCTCATCTGAGGGACCCAATGCTGTTGCCATATTAGAAACAACATCAAAGACACGGCCTTGAGCCGTGACTTGCGATGCAAGCTGTTCCACCACGACAAGGTCCTTGGATGACGTCGCATTCTCGAGGAAGCCATCAAATTTCGAAGATtcgatggagaagatgctgccCGCCGAGTTTCGTCTTGCAACCGGTCGAACCACACCTCCTGCCTCAAAGGTTTCTCGGGCATTTTGCTGTAGCAAATTATCACGCTTCTCTGTTCGACTTTGGTAGGAAACATTCatgcgatgaagaagaagcgtcCAGGCGAAAATGACGGGTGAAGCACTTTCGCAATCGGCTTCGGCAGCGTTTAGTATGCTCTTGTGGACCTGTTCAAGGACGTCGGATGAGAGCAGGTATGTATCGTAAGAAGTATCTGCTTGAGTagcatcctcttctctctcggAAAGATAGGTTAATGAGCGAGCTGGCTTGAGTAGTATCAGGGACACGGCGGCTGAAAGTGTCTTCAGGGGCAAAACCAGAGGCGCAATGCTCTCGTGGATCTGGAGGCACTATTAGTACAAGTCTGCCATCAACAAGTTGTACAATACGTACCGGCTGAACAGCGTCAAAGAATCTGTAAACTTCCATCAAAGAAAACCACTGGTTGACGGCAGTTGAAGGTGCAAAATCGTCGCCAAAACTGTCAACAATCTGGAATACAACAGACAAAGCATGGATAGCTTCGGTTAGAAGCGTTCGCAGCCAATCTAGTTCGACTTCCTCTGTCACCCACTTCTCGTCCGTTACAGCTTTTAGACCTGATTCGATGCGAGACATAGAGTCTGTGAGAACTTGAAGGTAGGTCGGGAGTAGGGGTTCGGCATCGTCTCGTGAGGGAAGCTTCAGTCGGTAGGTCTTGGCTAGGTCGAGATCAACACTGGCGAAGGTCGGCAGCCTCTCGTATAGCTTGATCGAGTTGGCATAGTCCGCAGACATCATAAAAAAACGGCGCTCGGTAAGATACGTATCAAACAGGCGTCGCTGTCTCGTCTCGGGCTTCTCGAATTCAGTCCAGATCTCCTCAGCATCCAGCGCAGCCGCCGATCCTAGGTCCAAAAGAAGTCCTGACCCCTGGCCATTGTTAAGGCCGGCAGCTTCCTGCAAATTCTTCGCATCTTGAGACGATAATGGGCCACTGAGATGGCGCGCAGGACGAGACTGGTGTTCTATCACGACCACACGCAAAGCTGCGACTAGGTTGATTTTGGCATTCTTGCTGAGCCATTCGGCATCTTTCTTGATCGACTCGATATCAGGTCGTCCATCTGAGCTTGCGGGAACATTTATCGGGGCCGTTTTTGTTTCAAAGACCTTTTTCGTAGCTTCATCTGCGGGTGCGAAGGTGCTGGCAGGGTCCTCGAGAAGACGGTGAACATAGTCGTCGCTCAAAAATTCGATAACGGCAGAACTCGTAGTTCTCTGTCCAGAACTATCAGACAGCGCAGTTGCGATGAGCTTCCAAGAGCTGAGGGGTGAGTTAGCAGTGAGTTTGTGTACATAGATGGATAGGCAGCGCAAGAGACGAGAGCTGCAGAGGCAGTCAGTCAACTTACAGCAGTACCCGCTCCCCAGTCAGGCATTGTTCTAGGGAGGGGAAGTAAATGCGATCGGCCACCGGCGCCATTGCAAAGAGCGTCAAAAAGGCGACAGTGGCATGCGATGCATCACCTTGCGATTAGGGTGGATGCGAAGAAAGTTTGATTTTGATGCTTGTTGACGCGCCTGGTCGCGAATGAATTGGATCGAGCTTTGGCTGGTCAACTTTTTGGACCTGAGCTAGAGAGCTCCAATTTAGCCCAAGTTTACCCGGTGCTTCAGTGGACGGCAGTTATATCGGACCTTATGCCTCCATTCACCATATAGAGTTAGCACTGTACGAACGATTGTGTCTCAGCTAGAGACGACAGTGCGCTAGTCAGTATCGCACTGGCCAAAAGTCGCATTCACAGCTTCTTTGTTCAACTCTATTCGAACTTAAAGTGACTCACCTTTTGCAACGTCACCGCTCTCAGTCTCGTAAAATAACTCATTTTTACGAAGACACGGTTTCAAGCACTCTCCCTTCTCGTTGTTGTTTTTTCCgaggaaaaaaagagagagaaaatgGGTTCCTCAGATATTATCGATCACTCGCCTCACCAGGCTGATCCCTCGCCTCCAATTCCAACGGCCTCTAACCTTATTCTTATTGACAACTACGACTCTTTCACCTGGAACATTTACCAGTATCTCGTTCTTGCAGGAGCTACGGTTACTGTCTATCGAAATGACAAGGTCACTGTGGATGAAATCATTGCCAAGAAACCCACCCAGATTATCATCAGCCCCGGTCCCGGTCACCCCGAGACTGATTCTGGTGTGAGCCGCGATGTCATTAGACATTTTGCTGGCAAGGTTCCTATCTTTGGTGTCTGTATGGGCCTGTAAGTGTTGGTCTTTCACTTGTATATCAATTACTCTAACCTCCTTCCAGTCAGTGCATCTTTAATGTCTATGGCGGAGAAGTCAGTTCAGCTGGTGAATGGCTCCATGGCAAGACTTCACCGTTGACCCATGACTCCAAGGGTGTGTTCTCTGGTCTCAAGCAGGGTGTTCCAGTTACTCGGTACCATTCTCTTGCAGGTACCCACGTCACTTTGCCTGAGGACCTGGAGGTTTCCTCTTGGGTGGCTAAGCCTGATGGTTCCCCTGGTGTCATTCAAGGTGTTCGTCACAAGAAGTACACCATTGAAGGTGTCCAATTTCACCCTGAGAGTATCCTAACTGAAGGTGGACGAGCTATGATCACAAACTTCCTCCGCATGCAAGGAGGTACTTGGGAGGAGAACACTCAGTTCCAGAAGTCTGGTTCTGCCAACAGTGACGACTCGGCTGCAcccaagtccaagaagaacaacatTCTGCAGCGAATTTACGCCAACCGAAAGGCTGCTGTGGATGCTCAGAAGCGAATTCCTTCTCAAAGATTTGAGGATCTACAAGTTGCATACGATCTTAACGCTGCCCCTCCCCAGATTCCTTTTGTCAACCGACTACGACAGTCTCCTTTTGACGTTGCTTTGATGGCTGAGATCAAGCGCGGTTCTCCTTCTAAGGGCATCTTTGCGCTGGATATTTCCGCCCCTGCACAAGCTCGAAAGTACGCTTTGGCAGGCGCAAGTGTCATTTCCGTGCTTACTGAGCCTGAGTGGTTCAAAGGCAGTATTGAGGACTTGAGAGCCGTTCGACAAGCCTTGGATGGCATGCCCAACAGACCCGCAATCCTTCGTAAGGAGTTCATCTTTGACGAGTATCAGATCCTTGAGGCACGATTGGCTGGTGCGGATACTGTTCTGCTCATTGTCAAGATGCTTGATTCTGAGCTTCTACAAAGACTATATAACTATTCTCTCCAATTGGGTATGGAGCCTCTTGTTGAGGTTCAGAATGCTGAGGAGATGACGACTGCAGTCAAGCTGGGCTCCAAGGTCATCGGTGTCAACAACCGTAACCTCGAGAGCTTTGAAGTtgatctcaacaccacaggCCGGCTACGCAGCATGGTGCCTGAAAGCACAATCATTTGCGCGCTCAGTGGTATCAACACCCATGATGACGTTTTGATGAACAAGAGGGATGGTGTCAATGCTGTTCTAGTTGGTGAGGCCATCATGAGAGCCCCTGACGCCAGTGTTTTCATTAGCCAACTATGTTCTGGAACCGAGCCCCCTGCTAAATCTGATGTCGCGTCATCATTGTACGTCAAGATTTGCGGTACTCGAAGTCCTGAGGCTGCCCTGAAAGCTGCCGAGTCAGGGGCAGACTTCGTTGGCATCTGCCTTGTTCCTGGTGCCAAGCGATGTATCTCACATGAGACTGCCCTTGCAATCTCAGAAGCAGTGCACACATATCCTAGCACTCGAAAATACGAAACCCAAGTAGCAGTAGTAGAcaacaaagccaaggacTACTTCGAAGCTGCTGCCCAAAGACTTCGTAGCCCTCGACCTCAGCTCGTTGGTATTTTCCAGAACCAGCCTCTGAGCGAGGTTttggagaagcagaagcaataCGACCTTGACCTAGTCCAGCTTCATGGTGACGAGCCTATCGAGTGGGCAAGCCTCATCCCCGTGCCTGTCGTCCGATGCTTCAAGCCTGGCCAAGTTGGAATTGCGCGTCGAGGATATCATActgttcctcttcttgacTCCGGCTCTGGATCcggcaagcttctcaatgTCACCAATGTCCAGGCTGTTCTGGAGAGCGATCCTGAGCTTCGAGTCTTCCTTGCTGGTGGTCTCAACCCTGACAATGTGGCTGAATCTGTCAAGGCTTTGGGTCCCCTGGCTGATCGAGtgattggtgttgatgtaAGTAGTGGTGTGGAGGTGGATGGAAAACAAAGCCTAGACAAGATCGCAGCTTTTGTAAAGGCTGCCAAGGAAATTCGATAAGAGGCAGAATAAAATACAGGTTATACAATTGCAGAAAACTCCCATAAGCACTCAGGTTTGATTGAAGGTGTGGGGTTGTAATCCATTTCAAAGTGTCCCCCTCTTTCAGGTGGtccttataatatttctttcGTGGGAACCCTTCTACGAGGCACAAATATTATCATCCCGTTCTATGCACTCTCTTTCCCATGGCCTAAGGCGCCATCAAACATGCACTTAGGCTCACAGTCTCGCATATTC
It encodes:
- a CDS encoding nucleoporin subcomplex protein binding to Pom34-domain-containing protein, whose protein sequence is MAPVADRIYFPSLEQCLTGERVLLSWKLIATALSDSSGQRTTSSAVIEFLSDDYVHRLLEDPASTFAPADEATKKVFETKTAPINVPASSDGRPDIESIKKDAEWLSKNAKINLVAALRVVVIEHQSRPARHLSGPLSSQDAKNLQEAAGLNNGQGSGLLLDLGSAAALDAEEIWTEFEKPETRQRRLFDTYLTERRFFMMSADYANSIKLYERLPTFASVDLDLAKTYRLKLPSRDDAEPLLPTYLQVLTDSMSRIESGLKAVTDEKWVTEEVELDWLRTLLTEAIHALSVVFQIVDSFGDDFAPSTAVNQWFSLMEVYRFFDAVQPIHESIAPLVLPLKTLSAAVSLILLKPARSLTYLSEREEDATQADTSYDTYLLSSDVLEQVHKSILNAAEADCESASPVIFAWTLLLHRMNVSYQSRTEKRDNLLQQNARETFEAGGVVRPVARRNSAGSIFSIESSKFDGFLENATSSKDLVVVEQLASQVTAQGRVFDVVSNMATALGPSDEGSMTPLLSARLRNVFLELLKVSYPIVGYQSEPVSSLLSILSAGRNYWDISNKENLLEKQDILASMVNDDLALEFFFQQALDRYPYEFLPFITLCRTLASATSLRESDRSQMILNLLRATPTLTFVLPDYFQEYELAQEDENTNTFCLLQDIPIISLSPSWRGRRVEDDAYRIPAGTYGRFVTDTGRVVSMEYPHSTISLLGRRLEINLMKEGYQSELGMLQPEETAEVISLFATLIRMDHLNAAGGESTGALVFSDNDILHEAKKHIDAGSGRDLLTVVCETMDYYMQVDLAESEDVVVTILNSCVQFLDAILPIYPSRVWSYLSRCELLSSESRAGKLTKVVGSLDLVQERLEFLLSCLRLFSNLIDTAMTSAVQRRAGIHTTSRNKSDLNPWLGTADKVLAKVSYAIAQAGVDIFENTSTWRFASDTCRSSVLREVVPILQKVIMYSYSLGDPSTSENLTSCLRPAASYVIDCFVSPSTGSLRFQPLLSSLITAFTTADSTLYPRRVEMVQAQLNSVLEFSATLLRVANYLEQSSSMIETYLFKSSTLLARLCAVSDHFRKPTMWLLESLVVNAGKSSSEPPSLLGYLGPQISKSFLQLLSILGKPFELRGEVKATWKFFSAILRNRQQWMSNCLLTGQTPREAMKKDKKKTDASSSSVFATGLAKLGKLKDLEISEALVILDFVASAQNFWPWTVFTLQKDTAYLDGLREYVRDLKSSSITVKSDPVRAAFDARLAAYIAETFAMQLYHSRHLGNSGTLAKSLVGDLDYYLRDGVEVGGYNKSLHNNFARNFSNKYSDCPVDCFKRTILEPRELGKSYYYDLERADQMLRFDPGWKGRKDDGFKTEMERANTNLSLVDAQLALFHAWEFLLVELSTCMPKNDTVEKQMLQVAQQCLNANQGVPGPEHIFLKLVGSRASLALVLIQRLVKSSVPVKDINQLLSTLVGTMNGVEEPWGTESISYYRTLLKALFVTLRAYQISGKKATESQDAFEGTTVTVTQTVLNILDRVVGRGFRALVSLIHDNENSVSPEDLGLLTAILQACISLPNMDQSQTQVLNIMAEHQVLHAASSLYSWADRLADQGDPIYGELSMLFLLELSTLPMVAEQMACDGILSNILSANLTKFMLKSNISPYSDSPVVQRCYGIWAKGLLPLMLNLLTALGATVAPEVAYVLNQFPHLLEASVDRFEAPGASRTQSRASPHYLTLVAISEVHSLALLTRVLAALRVNNNRDIPDVEWDSANLLENVDFWLSTKKLLKERLMPLGQREMDWRGMKPATGAYDSLLEEKAVAQLDAIRDVLSEEADN
- a CDS encoding indole-3-glycerol phosphate synthase-domain-containing protein, which gives rise to MGSSDIIDHSPHQADPSPPIPTASNLILIDNYDSFTWNIYQYLVLAGATVTVYRNDKVTVDEIIAKKPTQIIISPGPGHPETDSGVSRDVIRHFAGKVPIFGVCMGLQCIFNVYGGEVSSAGEWLHGKTSPLTHDSKGVFSGLKQGVPVTRYHSLAGTHVTLPEDLEVSSWVAKPDGSPGVIQGVRHKKYTIEGVQFHPESILTEGGRAMITNFLRMQGGTWEENTQFQKSGSANSDDSAAPKSKKNNILQRIYANRKAAVDAQKRIPSQRFEDLQVAYDLNAAPPQIPFVNRLRQSPFDVALMAEIKRGSPSKGIFALDISAPAQARKYALAGASVISVLTEPEWFKGSIEDLRAVRQALDGMPNRPAILRKEFIFDEYQILEARLAGADTVLLIVKMLDSELLQRLYNYSLQLGMEPLVEVQNAEEMTTAVKLGSKVIGVNNRNLESFEVDLNTTGRLRSMVPESTIICALSGINTHDDVLMNKRDGVNAVLVGEAIMRAPDASVFISQLCSGTEPPAKSDVASSLYVKICGTRSPEAALKAAESGADFVGICLVPGAKRCISHETALAISEAVHTYPSTRKYETQVAVVDNKAKDYFEAAAQRLRSPRPQLVGIFQNQPLSEVLEKQKQYDLDLVQLHGDEPIEWASLIPVPVVRCFKPGQVGIARRGYHTVPLLDSGSGSGKLLNVTNVQAVLESDPELRVFLAGGLNPDNVAESVKALGPLADRVIGVDFLFFSSFDFYLLDPSTTLIGPRPSAFRQFINITRIAADMVAQIFKSRIIAAAGPLPGQLTVENLRRWTSLRKGVFIEDFDETVTHLLCTKEQFDKKLPKVRKALKLGKGIHIVHCDWFEYSTVKNKKLPEADYSMRSLVAKENAKKREKVRIEKGKRNAEKFVNTNLFHLYRDRLNFVYQVDITRDNEFTGEFGQKYSLCLWESNAKPHLYWFTAKFLKHKGSAQPVYHRPSPHEGKWRAQMGLFVDFFKKKTGIDWQDRVSLAQTMPSSYFQYEPPSRGKPIGRRLKHDIEYCREINAGIRGLPWPPLEEEERKTDSVEDESDDGPRALEEEDEDEVMVSPPDSPCAPKDESGADPKESGDDIEMASPPDPEKLTDENDSCSSFKIPREEREDIPPSEFEHSQDEKAAIANSETHEGEKKAESPPESEEIQEADKPPDAPMHAETKSALTTPASSIDKKDLSHAADEGAAVVPGDVGEMGISFEFETRESL